The Dermacentor variabilis isolate Ectoservices unplaced genomic scaffold, ASM5094787v1 scaffold_13, whole genome shotgun sequence region TACTTTATTACCGCCCCTTCCCGCTCATTAGTGAATAATAAAACTACATTTCTCGGCCATCTCATTTCGGCTgctagacattctttttttttaacggcaGTATGCTTATTCAGTACGTTGCAACGCTGCTTGTCCATATAactactggagaggaaatgcatTCGTATTGCGTTGGTATAGACTATCCCAACGTAAGGCAAATATCGTAGGGTTAACACGACAAACACCAGAAAAAGTGACAGAGTGCGTTTCTTGCGTCCGGATCCACCTCGGTTGCTTAGTCGCTGTGGCGTTCCGGGGCTGTGGTGGAGGTCGCAGGTTCAACCccggctgcagcggccgcatttagacggggggcgaaattaaaaaaaaataacaatcgAGTGCTTAGATTTTTGTGTATCGGTAAATAACtgcaggtggccgaaattaatcgTAAGTAAGACGCACACTACGGTGTGCGTCAcaatcgtatcgtggttttggcacgtaaggcctTGCAAAttagttttctatttttttcctgCCACTATCGTACCAACGCCACTGTTGTTGCTATTTTAGTGTGAGTCCAGTGAACCCTAAGTACAAGTTCTGTGATGTCCCTAGAAAGTTGTTATTGTTCTGCATAATGACACCCTGCCTTGCAGTTCATCATTAATTTTAGGGAACGAGGAACGAGAAACGCCTTGAGCAAACTTATTTTGACGGTTATGAAATGTTCGAAGAACCGCAGGTGATCAAAATGAATTCGGATATCCCCCCCTTGCCCCTACACTGTGGCGTGCGTGCGTTATAAGCGTATCGAGGTTTTtgcacggaaaaccccataattcagtattttttttatttaacggTTCCGGCATAATGATTAAAATTTCCCTGCACAAGCCCTGTGTTTACCCGACCTGGAGGGCATTGGGCCTCCTCGTGGCGTTTGGTGCTATAGGCGTTGGTCTCAAAACTTCCTTTCACTTCAGTTTTTATTCTCGTAAATACTACAATACATTGCAAAACGTACATATATATTACCGAAGATTCatatacattttttttgtcattgataaaggtttctctctctccctcccttccTCTCTGTCATAGTCAAGACCACGGAGTCAAGACTCAGAGAGCGAGAGCTCCCGTCAGTACATCACTCAAAGGTAGATGACTGTCCCTCCTCACGAATTCGTGCAGGTGTGCGGGAAAAGGTGATCTGTACGAGGCGCGAAGGCTGCGCCGCTAGCGGTTCGGGTGAACGGTGCGCGAACATGTTAGTTTAGGTTAGCATCCCGTCTCCGCGGTGTGCCAGCCCACCGACACAAGGGCTTCAGTGACCCTAGTCGCGCCAGAAACGACTATGCAGCCCTGCCACTATACGCTACGTCTCAGTGTTCGTTGTCGTTGCAGTCGGTAACTGTCCTCGCCACTTCGTGACTGAGTTTGTCACGCTGCATAAACGCGGCTGTTCGCATCTGCGCTGGCGTGGCGGTCGCATTTTACATATAGCCAATTTCATTTGACCCGCGCGACGTCGTACCGATCGACCGTCTACAAAAATTACTACGTGTGAAAGAAGTCATTTCATTCAGAAAGCTATATATGCAAAGTGCATCAACCACAATGACTACGATAAATATAACCTTAAAGCATACAGCCAGAAACTGTGTATAGACTTAATGGCAGTAAATTTAATTCGGTATTCGAAAAATACGATAGCAAATTCTTTTGCAATGGATTAATGCAATGATTTGTCACACCCGAAGGAAATGAATTCCGTGTTTGTAGAGATAAAAAGAAATGTGCGGTTAACTTGGCCTAATTGGTTGAGAATTGGTAATGAGATGGTAAACGTCGCAAAGCTAGTCGATGAAACGTGAGAACCTTGGGACGCGGAACTTCCAATGAGAAATTCAGATAATAAAATCTTGGTAAAGCATTCCCAAATATTTTCCACAAATAAAATTCTGGGCGTAAGATGATGAGCTTGACTCTTCGTGTGAATGCAAATagagatgtgtttttttttcttttcttctgcattatttttttatatCGTTAGTTCATTGCCATGCTTAACAACTCTGCTAGAACAAACTTTATCTCGTGCAGAACTATTTCCGTATTAAGATATTTGTAGAATGCTCAATTTCTTTCCGTAGACAACCGTATATCTGATTcgaaaaaaatttgttgaaatCAAGTAGAAATTGGCAGTTATACTGACTGTTTGCAGCATAACATTGATTCGAGGTGTGAAGATTCTTAAGTACTGAAGAATTGTGCGAAAGAAAACTCAAGGAGACATTTTTAGAAAAACCATAACTCTGCACCAAATACGCATATCGCACTGATCCACACATTATTTGATAGAGCATCGAAAGCGGGCAAATTTGTTACCTAGGTTTGGAGTTTCCGTGATGTAGTTGCCATGCTTACGACGGTTTTGAAAAATCTTTACCGGCAAATTAGTGATATATAATGCAGAGCGTTGCACAATAcagttattttgtttattttacgtGTCTGAATGGGTTCAGTTGTCCGAACTCTGATATCTTTTTTACTGATGATCTAGAGCGCTAAATCTAATAGAGCAGATCTTTGATTTTTTTTGCAGTATTCAAGGTTTTTCGTAGAGACAATTATAACTCAAATAACAATTTCACTCGAAGCAGTCAATATGCATGGCTCTTGTATATAAATGCAACGAACCTCATCAAAATATACgtagtgtttgccgagaaaaacgatttcacCCTCCCCATGTATAGTGAatcctcgttataacgaagccggatataacgaaataatggacATGACGGTCGAAGCAAGCAAAATTATTGTTAAACTCATTATATAGATTCCTAGCACAGTACGTGCTATAATGGATATAGCGAAGTAACTCGATCAGGCTCTCTCttcaactttgttatatcgaggttttactgtatttacaTTGAGGCACCTGAGGTAAAGCTTCACTTTAACGCATCTAAGGACGCACAGTGTCGAGAAGGGTGGTGAAGCACCAATTTGAAAGTGAAGGCACGTATCATCCTTGCGATGTTTCATCGTGAGCGACACTGTTGGTAAGGACATGAAGGTGCGAACAGAGTGAGTGTGAGGAAACTAGAAGAGTGCTCAGGGCAAACGCGTTCCGCTTGTGTCCGCAGTATCAGCTGCACGAAGCGTCTGCGGCGAGGTACGCCTTGTGTTCGGCGTGTTTCCGAGCCGCGGCCGCTCTCAGCAGTCGCGATCGTCTCCTGTGGTGCTTGAACCATAGCACTGTGCAGGTGGCTGCTAAGCCTAACGTGGCGGTCGCAACGATGCAGACGATGACGGCGATCGTAGTCATCATGGGAGGCACCCTAGTTGTGCTTTCGGCCGTCGATGCGCGCTCTGCATAGAATGTACAGTGAAGATTAGTGAATCGCCGTAGCCGGTTATGATTTCCGAGAACTGTGGCAAGAAAAACAGGCAATATGAATTGTAATCAAGTGCACTCATCATACGCAGTAGTATAGGTTGTCGGGATTCTCAGATGATCTTTACGATCGAACACCGAGGTATCACACCTAAAAGATAATGTTCTATTGGGAATGGAAAAATGGAGAAATAGAAATGACGCCGCCACTAGAACGTATCCTTTTGTTTTATGATGTTTGTCGCAGACTCAAGAAATCGCGCCAAAAAAATATAGGATTTTGTGATTTTCTGTTCAATTTCTCGAACGAATTTAACGGTCAGACGTCTTAGAGATGAGGTTGTATCTACTACTTTTACTGCAATGCTACATTGAGCACTGGCTTTAGCTTACCGTAACACATTATTCTTTTCCCAGCAGAAGATAACAAACCAGATGCCTTTCTTAGGGTAAACCTCTTGCAACTCTTTTATTTTGTCtcctttctgtgttttttttttcctttccatctGCACTCTAAATCTACAATTGTGCAGCATTATTTAGACGCCACATTTTGACTGAGAGTTCATTCAAAACTGTAGTTCTAAAGATTGGAACGCACGCAGGAACTTCCTAACACAAGCACAGCCTATTAGTGAATGCTATCAGAATAGAGGGTGTTATGTCAATTAAACGTTGCCTAACAACTTCTCGAGGTAATTAATTGTGTGCATATATCTTATAATGGTTGAGGATATTTCTTTTATTGAGAAACCGCTGATTGTCCCATTTACTATCGTTTGGTTTAGTAAATAGTCTACTGCGCATTGTCTAATTTATTAGTGTTATTTGAACTGTTATTATTGCCCTGATTGCTTTGTATTTTTCAGACCGTGCTAAAATTTCCCACTGTGGCGTTGCCACCATCGCCACAGGCGGTGACGGCTGTCGTGATCACCTCCAGCGTACCCGATTGTAGGGTAGCAAAATAGATTTCATTTTTACATCGAATCTGTCTATGACTAGAATCTGGCCAACTTTTTTTCATATCTGGGCCGatgctgaagatagtgcaatgccgggccaaccctcagtggaagtgaagcagttgctaagcactctccatacgtgggcagatcccaaCGATAATGCAATgtcgggtcgacccgcggcggaggtgcagttcaccattaaggggctcacatacacagcttcgcttgcCGCCCTTGTTCATAGAGTGGAAAGGCACGTAGTTTTTTGTTGAAGATCAACTCGCTGACATCATCCATTCTTCTATCTGTCTCACgctgtcactttctttttttcgcaccagtactCCATATTTTGATTTTTATCTGTTCCCACAACATATTTTTGTTAGGTAAATGATGAATTGGTCTCGCGTACCTTCTCGTTCTCTGACAGTCTCGGCAGGCGCCAGGGTCCTGACGTAAGTGGCGAACACGTTCACTTCCGGTTCTAGCCGCGCCACCACCAGGTAGTCCGTGGCCGGCTTGAGACCCGTCATGAACTGCGGGTCACCGCCGGCGCTGGTTGCGCTGCCAGACTGGGTCGCGAGCCAGAAGCCCCGCACCGACCGGTTACCGGCCGTCGCATCGAACAGCTCGATGCGCAACCGGGACTTCGCCGCTGCGGGGTCGTCGCTGCCGCTCCTGGCATGACCGCGTCGACGTGACGCACACGTGACTGAGAAGGACGTATCCGTGTAGTTGCCCACCACGCATTCAAGGCTGGACGCTCGAACACCTGCGACAGGGGCAGATGCAACGGTAGATTGCTTATCAAAATGGCGCGAAAAAATCTTTATCACTGTAGGACTCTTTCTTATTGCGCCAGAAATGGTGCCGACCTTAACTCGTGACACCACACACGAGAGACTGATCTCCACAAGGCAATACGAAGCTAGATATTACGTAAGTACTAAGCGGCCGTATACTTATTTTTTTCAGTAttctgttttcgtttttctgAAAATGCAGTCGCAGGCAGAATAGCAGCCCGAAAAGTAGAAAAGTGGTCCTGTGGCCATAGGCAAGCTATCTCGAACTCTGCTGCACAAAGAGCGTGGGGTCACTAACGTAAGTGAGATATCACGACTTTCGCGTTGTTTTTGCATATTTCCGCAAATAAAAGAGCTCCTAGAACCTACTGCGTGATTTTTCGTCCCATGCTATTGCAATGCGAGAGTTCGTCATTGCTAAGGAATCATTCGGTGCTGAGCCGAAGTCTTTAGCCATTAGCCATTACATTACACTGCGTGAGGTAATGGTGTGCCAACTTCAACGGTCCGTCATTGTTAAGGGTCTGTCTTTATACAGCACGCTCACTACGTTACCAAGCCATTGCTCCTCGCGAGAATGCTTTCGCTCGAACTGTCGTACCTAGCGATCTAGCTTAATGTTTGTTGAAAACAAACATTAACAAATCGTTTGGTGAGTGCCCCGCGTACCCTGCTGTGGACTAGGACAGGAtcatgctgatgatgacgacatcTTCCATGTTGAAGCAAGAAGGACAGCTTTAGTGTCACTTTTTCCACAATTTTTCCACAACATGAAGGATGTCGTCATCATTAGCATCATCCTATCCTATGTCCACAGCAGTATGTCCACCAAACGGTgttcttgtaaacatttgcttacctTATTTGCCGGCCCCTTCTATAATATCAGCTGATATTCTGTTTTCATATCGCCGCTTAATAATCTGCCGTTCTAGCCTGCACTGGCCATTTCCTTGGCGTCCATTCTGCCGCGCAATCAGACCATTGGTTAGCCCTCTTCTGTGGATTAAATGACTCTCCTAACTTGAGTTCTTTAATTTTAATATCAACTACTCCAGTTTGCCTTCTAGTTCCTATCGATCATTGCGCTACCCTTATCCATGTGTCGGAGCGTGAGCTTTAGCTTTCGAAGCTTTTGTTTCTGTCCCCCATGTTACAGCTCCGTAGGCTAGCGCTGGTTGTATGCACctaatgatttttttcttttaagtataACGGTAAACTGCAGGCCATCGCTAGGTTGTGCCTGACCTATGTGCTCCAGGTCATTATTTCGGAAATTTGCATTTGATGATGATGCTTTTCAGTACTTCGCATAAAGCTGTACGGGGTGTTCTGCTCTTTCGGTAACAAAAATTTTAAAGATGCCCCTTGACATGTAGCATAATTCTACTTCTTGAGGTACAATAATCTCAGtttagtagagtagtttgctcggccagttggtgcatggttaACGTATAATGCTTTCcctacttgctggaaaccattatacgttcacaATAATTTCAGCTGTAGACATTATTTGCgaagtaaaaacaaaatgaaagcgAATATTTGACTAATTAACTAAATTTGGCTAATTTTGGCCACATATTGCAAATTACAAATTGCAGCTGGTGACTTTTTATAAAGACCTACCCACTTCGAACTAATCCTGGGGATGACACTAGTTACAAGGTGTGCAGGTTTGCAACGTAATGCATTGGTATTCcagtaacttgtgtgcttcaaCGCATAGAAATGCGCTTTGGTAAAAAAGTAAATCGAACAATAGTGCATTTTTACGATAAGTTTTACTGCACTTATCTCGAAACTTTATCACTTATCTCGAAAGTTtcgaaattcgttccaagtggatgtgccCTGCAaaatcactggcttcaattcgtGAATTGCAAAAGCTGCGTTAAAGCAGTTAGTTTAAAATCTATTTAGTGAAACTTTGTTATTTAGCCAATTATGCATATTTATTTTTCAGAGTAAATAATGTATACCTCTTCCAGTATTCCAGCTCAATAAGTAGATTTGTACTCAATGGGACGGTGATGTTTTTAAAATTCTGTGAACTTGAAATAAAACATCCGGTGCATTGTTCTACAGCTTCTTGGGATCCTGACAATGACTGTCAATTTCAAATACTTATTCTCCTACCAGCCTACTAACGTTAGCTTAAAAggtcagatgttttttttttcatgtctgaTATAGACTTGTCGCTTAACGTCCTCATTCATCTGTTGCAATACATTTagagtgttgctgaacaggacaatgtcatcgtcTACTCACAGGTAGCTGAGATGTTGCCCTTTGAGCCTCACACCCAATCCTGCCCAGTCGATCGGGGTAAATACTTATTTTTGGGCATGCAGGGACTAGCAGCTGTGAGAATGTGCTTCCTTGCTCGAGATGCGATGCCTAATTGGCAAACATCGAAGATGCTGAGTAGAGATTGATTCGACTCGATCGAATAAAATCTTACGCCTCAACTGGAACCGGTGTCTGCAAGGCTCCCGCTGCGTTCCCACGCTATTCCTCGCCCAGCAGAGGAGCGTTGCGTAAAACAGGTGTGCGTCGACTTGCACTTCGAGCCGATTTGAGTCCTGCGCTTCCGGTGGCCGGTCTTCGAAGTCCGCCTCCTCGGCTCCGGTGGCGCCCTCTCGCCGCGTCATGTGACGCCTCTTCCCGGTGTCGTCCACGACGATCCAGAAGAAGCGCAGCCCTTCGCTGGGATCCGCGCTCACGTCGCAGGTCACGTTCAGTGGCTCGTTGGGCCGCGCCGCTAGGACAGTTTCGTGCCGCACACCGCACCGCGGCGCGTGTGCAGCGAGACACAGCCAGTGAAGGATGTTCGCTTTTGATGTCGCGGCGCAAATTAAACTACAAGGACACGAAAACGACAAAAAAGCAAGAATTGGGGAAGAACCGCTCGTTTCCttccttcttgttttctttttcgaggaAACAACCTTAATACAAGCGCGGGCCTCTGCTTTAGGCATGCTCCACGACCCCTTACAGTCGCAAATCATCAATAACCACCTGCGTTTGAAATGCATTatttcgctatctgacaaagtcATGGAAATTTGGCTTACGCATTTATCATCATATTGATTTACATCATAAGCTTCCGTAGTCTCTCCGGGCTTGAGATCTCTGTCCCGAAGCAAAGCTGCGGAATCACATTGAACAGAGGTTCGAACGCAAAGTTCAGGCGACGCGCTTTGGCCTTGAGGAACCACCAAGGTATCGTTCAGCACAAAGCGTTGGCGCCGCCTTGACACGTAGCACATGCACGGATGTTGCACTCAATTTTCCTAGATCACTTCAGCGCACTGTAGGTATGTAGGTGGAGCAGCGAGGCCGCTATGAGCCAGGCATTCTTTCGCGAAAACGGACTTGGACACCCGTTATAACAGCACTTCTCTTAGTTCGCAGCCTTTTCCAATTGGCCAGTACTGGGTTGCGTGCAGGACGTGAGGAAGTGTTTTTATTTGTCATTCAAACAATACAAGAAGGATCGAAACAAAAGCGAAAGTACTTCACTTGAAGAAGTTGGTTTCTTTTCCATGGCAGTTCGGCATGTAACAacttgtttaaactgtaaatcCTGGCAAGCAAGATCTGAGTAGACGAAAACTAAATTGctaagacgaaagaaaaagagaaaggaaacctAACACTCACACAGGCAAATTGCGTCTTTAATATACTTCTTCGCACCAACGACGCGGAAGGATCAAATTGCTTATATACCTGATACAGAAAACACAGCAAGATCGTGCCATTAGCATGACATAAAAAGGATGTTTTTCGTTTCGTGTTGCCTACTTTGTAAGTTTCTATGTTCGGCGCCTTAAGTTTGCTTGGCAATGTCGGTAAAAGGTGAATCATTCGGTCATGAAATATATCTTTAGATACAATGGATGCCATAGGCACGATAAACCAGGCTGTTGCCCCTACAATGGCCAACAGCGAACCTTACTTTACGCGAGATTGAATACTACCCTCGAAATTTTGGGCCTGCGGCTTAAAACCTCTGCGCACTCACGTCTGACGCGGACCTCCAGCGGAGCGCTCTCCACGCTCTCTCCGTCAGCAGTGTTGGCCGTGCAGGTGTACCGTCCAGTCTGATCGACGGTCACCCCTCGGATGACCATGTAGCGCGAGGTGACCAGAGCGTCCGACGACCCTTCGCCGCTGGCGAACCCCTTGATTTCTGTCCTGTCGCGACGCCAGGTGACCTCGGTGACCTTGGAGGCTGCAAGCACCGAGCACTCCATGTACACGTCCGCGCCTTCGACGATGCGGCTGGCGTTGAGACCCGCGCCGAGCCGAATGCTGACCTCAGTCTTGTCTGCATGACATTGCGTTTGGTCACTCGAAGTACGTCGATTGATGCAATCTCGTTGGGTGATTGAGATGTGTAGCATTGAATATCGAAGCGATAACAGCAAACTGGTACTGTACCACTTCTTCGAATGAATCGCAGGTgccacaaaaaagaaacgcgagaaAGTGTAAACGTGAAAGGAGGGCGATGTCCGGTTTTCTCGATCTCCCATGCAAGTAcaaaataacccgccgtggttgctcagtggctatggtgttgggctgctgagcacgaggtcgcgggatcgaatcccggccacggcggccgcatttcgatgggggcgaaatgcgaaaacacccgtgtgcttagatttaggtgcacgttaaagaaccccaggtggtcaaaatttccggagtcctccactgcggcgtgcctcataatcagaaagtggttttggcacgtgaaaccccaaatattattaagtaCAAAATAAATATGCAATTATATAAATTCATAATTATGGTTCGCCCCTGTAGCTCAGCATATATGGTGATGCACTGCCGAGCATGAACTCGCAAATTCGATCCTGctcgcggcggtcgcatttcgacgggagcagCACGAAAAATCGCTCGCGTACCAAGCTTTGGTTTATGTTAAAGAACCCCGCATTGCCAAGATTAATCCGGTGTTCATCAGTACTGTCTCAATATCGTAGTTTTGCTCTTTCCCCATTCCCCAGAGTACAGTAGGAAACCAAGTTTTCCCGTGACCTTCCTgactttcccctttcttctctctatctctctctctccacgtaATATCCCAGTCCAGAATTTATGGAATATAAAATTATGTGGTTTACTGTCCCAGACGTGGCAGACAGCTATCGGAAATTTTCGCCTACCTATCTCTCTTTCAACGCGAATCTCAATCTAATTGCACCAGCTACCGTTCTTGCCAGTCAATCGTGGTGATGGCGTAGACGGTTGCCTATAGTATCCTTGACCAGGCCCAAAAGAAAATATCAGTGGAATAGAATCTTCACCTTGTACCGATAAAATTTTTCCTTTATGTGAGAGcatttatgcaaaaaaaaaagaaagtaaaaacgaGAGAGAAGTTTCTCAAGCGTCGTGGTTGAAGAAAGTGGCATAAGGTGGTGCCTTCATTGTTGCTGCTTCTAGTCCCAAAACGACTCAGCACATCGTAGGGGAATGTTAAGGTATTCTTCAATCAAGACCCGTAGGAGACGTCCACGTTCTCGAAGAGATGCGATTCAAAGCTGATGGAAGCATTACCTATTCatcagtcgagataagcaagacagGTTTAGATTATTGGCGCAAACAAAAATAAGGACAGAGATTGATAAAACTGGAATCGTTCCAAACATAGATAACTTTACAATATAGAGATGGAGGCCTGCTCCGTATACTGCTGCCATCTACGTCTTTGACATTTCGGGGCTTGGTAAACAGCCATACACGCGTTCACGGAAGCACTCCTCCTCTCTAATAACGCGTTGTGTATTTGTAACTTTGTAACGTATATCAAGGACGCTGCTGTGTTCCAAGGGACCTTTACCTTGGGCCTTTCACTTACGCGACATGTCCACTTTGAGGAAGCGGCTGAGCACGCCTCGGCTCTCGGGCAGGTTGCCGTTGATGGCGCGGCACTCGAGCAGCCTGCCGGACTGGGCCGATGCCGGCAGCAGAAGCATGCTCGTGGTCACGTTGCCTTCGGTCACGCTTCGGCTGAAAGCCCGGTCCACTGCCGTGCCGTCCATAAACCACGTCACGTTTGCCGCCGGTCGGCTACCAGTGGCTTCGCACTCGAAGCTCCTGGGCTTCGCGGAGAAGCGTTCGGAAGGCGAACCAAACGATGCAGGCGCCGCCACGTCACTTTTTGCCACCTTGGCGTCTGCGGACAACGGAATGCTGGAGCCGATGGCCGTATCCGCTGCGGCGGTCTTATTCGGTGGCTCGCGCTGTGCATCTGTGCCGGGCAGGCCGATCCACCTTGAAGGGGCGTCAGTCTGCTGCGCGGGCCAACTCCAGATGATAACCGCCGTTGGTGCCACTGCGGTGGAGAGAAAAGAATAATTCCAATGGCTGTTATTGCCACCCATCATGCGCACACCGTCAGCGTCATTAGCTATGCAACGAAATGCAGTGTGGTCCGCTGTCAAAGAGAACGCCCATTAAATGTCTGACTACAAGTTACAACGGGATTATAACAAGAAGGTATGGTGCCTATGTTTATTTCATAGATATGGAAGCCTTAAGAATTTTAAGTCATCTTTTCTTCACTCGACAAAGTAGTTTAGTGTCATTGGCTTTATTTCCAGCTATGTGTTCTGAGAATATACAATACGGTACTTGAAACATTCCTAAAGTTCGGATGGAGCAACTGAAATGTTCACCGCTACatctgtcgtctgctactgcagGTAGGTAAATTAACTTCGTGAAGAGAAGGAACTCGGGAACAGTGCGAGCGAGACGGAGTACAAATAAcgacacaatatatatattttaactAATGCACACGCAATCAGCGTATGCATGTCCCGAGCACTAGCACTACATGATGCACCATGCGGCTTCCATATATCAGTGCTAAAATTAGAAGTTGATGTCGCTTTGGGCTTACCAACTTAaaggcgtctttcttttttcctgagcAGTACATCAAAAAGACGCTTCTCCGTCTCGCAGCCGACACTGCAGCGCTCACCAAGTAGTGCAGCCAACGCGTTGGAATGGCTCGTTCACCCATGCGCGCTCAGTGAAATTGTGAGGTGGCtctgccactgttctcgcttcgacgAACAACGCCAGACAATCCAGTGTCCCTTGAGCATGCTGGACGACTGGCCTTTTAACGAAGCAGAGATATCGGCAGCGTGCGCAATTATAGCACATGCGCCAAGAAAGCTACGCGAGCTGTTCTACAGTACTTGAGGGCGATAGACTTGAGTGCCGAGCACGCCATAATCAGGGCACTTGAACCTTTACGAACGTAAAGGTTTACATTAAATCGGTTTCCAGTGTAGGGAAATACAGGGCAAAGTTTAGTTAATCTTTATTTTTGCTTCTCTCTCTACATCAAACAGTCACCATCAGCCTATATAAGTCTTCTGCAGTACGAAGGCCGCTCCCAGCAATGTACAATTATCCCTGTCTTATATAATATGAGCGCTGAAATAATGgaatataaatattaaaaaaaacgcaGCTTTACCCCTCTTCATTTCGCACTCTCAGGCAGTTTAGGCAATGCGCATC contains the following coding sequences:
- the LOC142566664 gene encoding uncharacterized protein LOC142566664 yields the protein MQMRTAHGTVATSDGGWKNLVTVGPLSRHDLHSNITCLAASNVSLPGSATALLDLYMAPTAVIIWSWPAQQTDAPSRWIGLPGTDAQREPPNKTAAADTAIGSSIPLSADAKVAKSDVAAPASFGSPSERFSAKPRSFECEATGSRPAANVTWFMDGTAVDRAFSRSVTEGNVTTSMLLLPASAQSGRLLECRAINGNLPESRGVLSRFLKVDMSHKTEVSIRLGAGLNASRIVEGADVYMECSVLAASKVTEVTWRRDRTEIKGFASGEGSSDALVTSRYMVIRGVTVDQTGRYTCTANTADGESVESAPLEVRVRPNILHWLCLAAHAPRCGVRHETVLAARPNEPLNVTCDVSADPSEGLRFFWIVVDDTGKRRHMTRREGATGAEEADFEDRPPEAQDSNRLEVQVDAHLFYATLLCWARNSVGTQREPCRHRFQLRRVRASSLECVVGNYTDTSFSVTCASRRRGHARSGSDDPAAAKSRLRIELFDATAGNRSVRGFWLATQSGSATSAGGDPQFMTGLKPATDYLVVARLEPEVNVFATYVRTLAPAETVREREERASTAESTTRVPPMMTTIAVIVCIVATATLGLAATCTVLWFKHHRRRSRLLRAAAARKHAEHKAYLAADASCS